A stretch of the Panthera uncia isolate 11264 chromosome D1, Puncia_PCG_1.0, whole genome shotgun sequence genome encodes the following:
- the LOC125933701 gene encoding olfactory receptor 1030-like yields MLQTNYTAVTEFILLGLTDRAELQPVLFVVFLVIYLITVVGNVSMILLIRSDSKLHTPMYFFLSHLSFVDLCYATSVAPQMLVHFLSKRKAISFLGCLLQFHFFIALVITDYYMLTVMAYDRYMAICNPLLYGSKMSRCVCLSLVATPYIYGFANGLAQTILMLRLSFCGPNEINHFYCADPPLIVLACSDTYVKETAMFVVAGFNLTCSLAIILISYIFIFTTILCIRSAEGRRKAFSTCGSHVTAVTIFYGTLFCMYLRPPSEASVEQGKIVAVFYIFVSPMLNSLIYSLRNKDVKQAIRKVVQKKLLFK; encoded by the coding sequence ATGTTACAGACAAACTACACAGCAGTGACTGAGTTTATCCTCCTGGGACTGACAGATCGAGCCGAGTTGCAGCCCGTCCTTTTTGTGGTCTTCCTGGTCATCTACCTTATCACAGTAGTTGGCAACGTGAGCATGATTTTGTTAATCCGAAGTGACTCAAAACTTCACacgcccatgtacttcttcctcagcCATCTGTCCTTTGTGGATCTCTGTTACGCTACCAGTGTCGCTCCACAGATGCTGGTTCATTTCTTATCCAAGAGAAAAGCCATTTCCTTCCTTGGTTGCCTTCTACAGTTCCACTTTTTCATTGCCCTGGTGATCACGGATTATTATATGCTGACGGTGATGGCTTACGACCGCTACATGGCGATCTGCAACCCCTTGCTGTACGGTAGCAAGATGTCCAgatgtgtctgcctctctcttgttGCTACGCCTTATATTTACGGTTTTGCAAATGGCCTGGCACAGACCATCCTGATGCTTCGCCTCTCCTTCTGTGGACCCAATGAAATCAACCACTTCTACTGTGCGGACCCACCTCTCATAGTCCTTGCCTGCTCGGATACGTACGTCAAAGAAACTGCCATGTTTGTGGTGGCAGGTTTCAATCTCACATGCTCTCTTGCCATCATTCTCATctcctacattttcattttcacgaCGATTCTGTGCATCCGTTCTGCAGAGGGGAGGCGCaaggccttctccacctgtgGGTCCCACGTGACGGCTGTCACCATCTTTTATGGGACGCTATTCTGCATGTATCTGAGACCCCCTTCCGAGGCATCTGTAGAACAGGGGAAAATTGTTGCAGTTTTTTATATCTTTGTGAGCCCTATGCTAAACTCTTTGATCTATAGCCTGCGGAACAAAGATGTTAAACAAGCAATCAGGAAAGTTGTCcaaaagaaattactttttaaatag